The following nucleotide sequence is from Phycisphaerae bacterium.
AATCCACCGGAGATTCAACAGCAATACCGCGCGGCGATGACCGCCGGCGGGGTTTATGCACGCGCGGATCGAGGATTGATCGAGGTTCGCGGCAAGGATCGGGCAACCTGGCTGAATAATCTCGTCACCAACGTGGTCAAGACGCTCCAGCCGGGCGAGGGGAACTACGCCTTCGCCACCAGCGTCAAGGGTCGGGCCGTCTTCGATATGAACATCCTGATTCTGGACGATCGCTTGTGGTTAGATGTGGACCGCCGCCAGATCGAAACGGCAACCAAGCATCTGGAACGGTACGTGATCACCGAGGATGTTCAGCTTGCCGACGTCTCCTCGACCGTCGAGCGTCACGCGGTCATGGGGCCGCGAGCGGGCGACGCGGGGGGCCGGCTGGGCCTGGGCAATTTTTCGCCGATGAGCCAGTTGCAGCACGTCGCGGGGCGAATCGGTGCATCGGAGGCCCGTTTTGTCCGCCATGATTTCGCGGGTGTTCCGGCGTTCGAGATCATCGTGTGCGGCGAAGACCGTGCCGCGGCGCGAGCGGCGCTTGACGCACTGGCCGGCGAACTCCACCTGGCCACCTTGTCCGCGGCGACGGTTCAGATCCTGCGAATGGAAGCGGGGATCCCGGCATCGGTGGATGACATTGATGAAGAGGTCGTTCCACCGGAGACGGGCCAGGTCGAACGCGGGATCAGCTATCACAAGGGCTGCTATCTTGGACAGGAGGTGATCGAGCGGATGCGCTCGCACGGTATCCTCGCCCGCAAGCTGGCGGGACTTCGTGTGAGCGGCGAGGCGATCATCGAGAGAGGGGCGGAGATATTGTCGAATTCGACCGTAGTGGGGCGAGTGACCAGTAGCTGCTTCAGCGAGGCGATGGGCGCCGTGCTTTGTCTGGGATATGTGAAGTCGGCTCTGGCCAAGGTGGGTACGCCCGTCCGCGTTGTCGTCAGCGGCGACGAGTTTTCGGGCGAAGTCGTTCCACTTCCGGTGAATGCGTAGGACGAGAGGGGCAGGTCCCGAGGCTCGGCGGCCGTGCCGGCGTTGTCAGAGACAGGAAATCAGGCTAAAGTCGAGGTCTCCAGGGAGCGTAGCTCAGTCGGTAGAGCAACGGCCTTTTAAGCCGTGGGTCCTGGGTTCGAGTCCCAGCGCTCCCATCTCCATTTTATTGCCGGTGCTCCTTTTTTCGGTTCTTTCGTGCCGCGCGGGATTGGGCACACGACTACCGTGCAGAGAAAGCCCTATCGCCACGCCGAGCAAAATCGTTCATTCTCACGCTTAAGTTATTTCCCAGCCTGTACCTTATAAGCCCCATTCGAGGGCCATGGCGGCTGGAGAGGACCTAATGACCTGTGTGTTTGGCATCACATAGACAGGGTATTTTCACCCCAATCAAGGTACCTGTCGGTCACGGATTGCCGTTGAAGCGAGCGGTAATATTGCGGTCCGAAGTCGCGAAAACCGCCTTAAATGACAGGGGTTTGCAACCGATACCCCTTGACTCGGGAGCGCCATTTTTGGTAGCATCGTGTGTTATTGGGTGAAAGTGGATCACGGGCGGGGTACTTCTCTATCCGCCCTAGGACGTGGGAGCGAAAAATCAGCCCGCCTTAATCGAGGCAGGAAAGCAGCGTCCAAGTAGAAAACGTCTTCCTTCGCGTTCCTTCACGCGAGGAAGGATTATCGTCCTTGTTTCGACCTTTTTTGCAAAGGGTAAGGAGTAGGATCGATGGGTAAGCGAACCACAGTAGCACTGGGTTTGACGGTGTCGGCGTGCATGTGTTGGGCGATCGCGACCGCGACGGCGGGCGAAGGCGCTCAACCGGCCGGTAAGAAAGTCGTGGATCCGCGATCGCGATTCACGGTAACGCCCAATAAGATTCAGTTGAGTGAAGAGCAGTTGCGGATCAACGAAAGCGCGGTCGACACGCGCGATCGGAGCTATCTGATCCAGAGCCGCCCACGCGATATTTCGGACGTCCTTCCGACGTGGCCGGCGGTCGCGCCGTTGGGCACGCGGGAACAGCAGTTGCTGGGTGGTCCCCGGAACGTCGGCACCCTGCACTGCCAGTTTGAGCCCTGTACGAATCAGATTTACGAGAACACCGGCGGCAACTCGATCGGTTCCTTCGGCGACCCCGACAACATTCCCCTTTGCGACGACGTGAACTTCCTGCCCTCGTCGACGGACCGGTTTGTCTGCCGCATCAACGTTTCGGTCGGTGGCATCACCGGCGGCGGCGCGACCGATTCCTTTACCATGTCCATGCGGTCCGGAAACTTTCTGCCGATTTGCCCGGACGATCCGGCCTCTCTGGTGTTGTTCTGCGAGACGCGCAACTTCCAATTGGTCAACCCGCCCGTCATCGTGACGTTTGACATGGATCCGCCGATCCTGATCGATTCCAATTTTGTGTGGATTTGCATGCAATCGGAGAACGGCGACGCGGCGTGGAGCATTTCCACGACCGCCGAGCAGGGCTTTACCGAGGACGACATTGTCATTCCCAATACGGTGAGAGTGTGGCCGGATTGCGAGCCCGGCAACGGCGGTACCGGATTCTGCGAGGATTTGGGCGCGGGCCAGACGGACGACTACTTCTTCTACGGCGGGCCTCCTACGATCGCCGGTATGTACATTGAAATTTTTGCGAACCCCGGCCCATTGGGAGCTTGCTGCAATCGTGACAATGAGCCCGCGACCTGCGCGGACAGTGTCACGCGAGCGGCGTGTATCGCGTTGAGCAGTACGGCCAAGTGGAAAGAAGGGGTTTGTGCCGATTTCGATGACACGACGCCCCTCTGTACGACTTGTTTGACGGAAGCTGATTGTCTGACGGCCGATCCGGGCGGGTCCGCTGAGCCGAATTGCGGCCCTGGCTACGTCGATGTCACCAACCAAGGTTGCGAGGCGGCTCCGAACGCATTTGAGGCGCTGGCCTGCGGTGAGTCCGTGTGCGGCACGGCGGGGACTTTCCAGTCCTTCTGCACCGCCGACACCGATTGCAATCAGGGTGTCACCTGCGTGAGCAGCGTCTGTCAGGGCTCTGATGACGCGCGGGACAGCGATTGGTATCAGATCGTCCTGACGCAGGATACCGCCGTCACCGTAACGATCGAAGCCCGCTTCGACGTTGAAGCCATCCTGGTTCAGAACGGCGGCGACCCGCAGAACTGTGTCGCCGACCCGACCTTTTTGAACTTTGCCACGGGCAAGGCCTGCGATGTGGTAACGATTAATCGCTGTCTGCCTGCCGGCACGTGGTGGGTCCGTGTCCGACCGGATGCGTTCTCGGGCGTGGCGTGCAGCACTCGGTACTTGATCACATTATCCTGCGGCAGTTGTTCGTTGCCGACCGGTGCGTGTTGCGAAGAGAGCGAGGCGGGCTGCGCGCAACTCGCTCAGATCGCCTGCGAAGGCCGCGGCGGCCAATACCTGGGCGACAACACGACGTGCGGCGTCGAAGGCGCGGACTGCCCCGGTATCCCTTCGAACGATGCTTGCGAAGACAAGATTTCGTTGACGGCGCTGGCCGTATCCCTGACGTTTGATACGTCTTTTGCCAATGATACGGATCTGCCTCCCGCCGGACAGGACGTTCCCGCGGCATGTGAATTCGGAAACAACACGGCCCCGTTGCCTGCGATTCGTCAGGACGTTTTCTACAACTACCGAATCCCGACGGTGTACAACGGCGTTGCGGTTCAGTCGGGCGTCCTTGTTATCAGTACGTTTGGGTTTGAGGCCGAAAACGAGGGCGGCGGCGGTCTGGATACCTTCGTCGTGGTCTATGGCGACGCGGTGGCGCAGGGCGGAGGCCAGGCGTGCGGAGCGACGCTTTGCGAAGAGGCTCAGATCGCGTGCAGCGACGACCGACTCAATGACGGGACGGAGTTCAAGCGGAACAGCCTTTCCCACCTGGAACTCCCCGTCGAAATCAACAGCAACCAGTTTTTCGATCCGGGCGATTGCATCAAGATTCGCGTGGGACGCGGCCGCGCAGGCGTGGTCCCCAGCCGGCCATTGGGCGGCCCCGGGTTCTTGAACATTGACTTTATCCCGACGAGTCCCGCGCCGTTCGTACAGGGCGCCGGCGGTACGGGTCGGTGCTGCTTCTATGACTCCGGCACCGAAGCCGTTGCCTGTCAGATCTCCAATGTCGATACGGATTGTAACAATGCCGGCGGTTTCTACCGCCAGTTCACCGACTTCAACCAGGGCGATCCGCTTGGACTTGAAGATTACGCAGGTTGCAAGTCCGATCCGTGTCCGGAGACGGGCGATGCCTGCTATACCGCCATCAACCTGAACGCGGAGTTCGGCGGCGGATCGGGTGTATTGACCCGCGATACGCACGGAATTTTGTGGTGCAAGTACACGGTTCCGGTGGGCGTGACGGGCGTCCTCTTCGAAAGCTGCGGCAGCGACGGGTTCTTTAACCCGTTTGTCGGCGTCTTCACGGCGTCGGCGTTCAATGCCTCGACGGGTGACTGTGTTATTCCCGCGAGTACGCAAACCTGGCCGGACAATCCGACGGCGCTGGCCTTGCAAGACGACTGCACCGCGGACCAGGCGGACTCTTCCATACAGTCGTCCTGCATCGGCCCCATCAACTTTACGGGCAACTTCTGTGCCTGTATCCCGGTTGGCGCCGCCGATCCCACCGGTGAAGCCGGCGAGGGA
It contains:
- a CDS encoding glycine cleavage T C-terminal barrel domain-containing protein, with the translated sequence MPNPPEIQQQYRAAMTAGGVYARADRGLIEVRGKDRATWLNNLVTNVVKTLQPGEGNYAFATSVKGRAVFDMNILILDDRLWLDVDRRQIETATKHLERYVITEDVQLADVSSTVERHAVMGPRAGDAGGRLGLGNFSPMSQLQHVAGRIGASEARFVRHDFAGVPAFEIIVCGEDRAAARAALDALAGELHLATLSAATVQILRMEAGIPASVDDIDEEVVPPETGQVERGISYHKGCYLGQEVIERMRSHGILARKLAGLRVSGEAIIERGAEILSNSTVVGRVTSSCFSEAMGAVLCLGYVKSALAKVGTPVRVVVSGDEFSGEVVPLPVNA